One genomic region from Aminivibrio sp. encodes:
- a CDS encoding ABC transporter ATP-binding protein, with translation MTAVGRLLLEVKGLTKTFGGIRAVDRFSFGVREGSITGIIGPNGAGKTTVFNLVTGIYRPTEGSILFEGEEMGGLRPDAIVRKGIARTFQNIRLFNRRTCLENVLTPLLQREKFSFAGALLGTPGTRRRERALHDRGMDLLASLGLERYAGRQANTLPYGLQRKLEIARALATDPKLLLLDEPAAGMNPEETRSLAALVSEVRDSFSVTILLIEHHMDLVMNICSPIVVMNFGALLAAGTPDEVRANPAVVAAYLGKGTKNNDRTAG, from the coding sequence ATGACGGCGGTCGGGAGGCTTCTCCTCGAGGTGAAGGGACTCACGAAAACCTTCGGGGGCATCCGGGCGGTGGACCGGTTCTCCTTCGGGGTCCGGGAGGGTTCCATCACGGGAATCATCGGCCCCAACGGTGCGGGGAAGACTACGGTGTTCAACCTTGTCACGGGTATCTACCGCCCCACGGAAGGCTCCATCCTCTTCGAAGGGGAGGAGATGGGAGGGCTCCGTCCCGATGCAATCGTCAGAAAGGGCATCGCCAGGACGTTCCAGAACATCCGCCTCTTCAACAGGCGAACCTGCCTTGAGAATGTTCTTACCCCCCTTCTCCAGCGGGAAAAATTCAGTTTCGCCGGTGCGCTGCTTGGGACCCCGGGAACCCGCCGCAGAGAAAGGGCGCTCCACGACAGGGGCATGGACCTCCTGGCGTCCCTGGGGCTCGAACGGTACGCGGGCCGGCAGGCGAACACCCTGCCCTACGGGCTGCAGCGAAAGCTGGAGATCGCCCGGGCCCTTGCCACAGATCCGAAACTCCTCCTTCTCGACGAACCCGCTGCGGGAATGAACCCCGAGGAGACCCGAAGTCTCGCCGCCCTTGTCTCCGAGGTCCGGGACAGCTTCAGCGTGACCATCCTGCTCATTGAGCACCACATGGACCTGGTGATGAACATCTGCTCGCCCATAGTGGTAATGAACTTCGGCGCCCTCCTCGCCGCGGGAACGCCGGACGAAGTCCGGGCGAACCCCGCCGTGGTGGCCGCGTACCTCGGGAAAGGAACGAAGAACAATGACCGTACTGCGGGTTGA
- a CDS encoding branched-chain amino acid ABC transporter permease, protein MDYILSIVILACINMIAVLGLSIFTGFTGLFSLGHAAFVAVGAYTSAILTYYYYVPFYLALAAGGVAAGLVSLVIGVPTLRAKLRSDYFAIAILGFGEALRVILENLEITNGARGLPGIDGFTTLPVVLVCLAGGVLVARNFLRSRWGAACIAIREDPVAAEMAGVRLFRTRLLSLAVSAVYCGLSGGLLAHFLSFIQPVMFTLVQSTQLLAAVIAGGMGSISGPLIASFVFIALPEALRVAQMWRLVAYGLLLVLIMVYRPQGLMGYSEISAFFRKNGNPEGRSRS, encoded by the coding sequence ATGGACTATATTCTCTCCATCGTCATTCTCGCGTGCATCAACATGATCGCCGTGCTCGGTCTCTCCATCTTCACAGGGTTCACGGGGCTCTTCTCCCTGGGGCACGCGGCCTTCGTGGCCGTCGGCGCTTACACTTCGGCGATCCTCACCTACTACTATTACGTTCCCTTCTATCTCGCCCTGGCGGCTGGGGGTGTAGCCGCCGGCCTCGTCAGCCTGGTCATCGGCGTGCCCACCCTTCGGGCGAAGCTCAGGAGCGACTACTTCGCCATCGCCATCCTCGGCTTCGGCGAAGCCCTGCGGGTCATCCTCGAAAATCTCGAGATCACCAACGGCGCGAGGGGGCTTCCGGGCATCGACGGTTTCACAACCCTCCCCGTGGTGCTGGTCTGCCTCGCGGGGGGCGTGCTCGTGGCGCGGAACTTCCTCCGTTCCCGCTGGGGGGCAGCCTGCATCGCCATCCGGGAGGATCCCGTGGCCGCCGAAATGGCGGGGGTGCGGCTTTTCCGCACCAGGCTCCTTTCCCTTGCGGTGAGCGCCGTGTACTGCGGCCTTTCGGGAGGTTTGCTGGCCCATTTCCTCTCCTTCATCCAGCCCGTCATGTTCACCCTGGTCCAGTCCACCCAGCTGCTGGCGGCGGTCATCGCCGGAGGCATGGGCAGCATCTCCGGGCCCCTCATCGCCTCATTCGTCTTCATAGCCCTTCCCGAAGCCCTCAGGGTGGCCCAGATGTGGCGCCTGGTGGCCTACGGGCTTCTTCTCGTACTCATCATGGTCTACCGGCCCCAGGGGCTCATGGGATACTCCGAGATTTCCGCTTTCTTCCGGAAAAACGGGAACCCTGAAGGAAGGTCCCGGTCATGA
- a CDS encoding branched-chain amino acid ABC transporter permease, which yields MFLQTLITGLSIGGIYALMAVGYSLVFSVLNFSNFAHGAVIMLGAYVGLALATKFSLGFGLVLAGSIAGAGIIAVLNERLAYSSLRRRKAPSLYLMISAMGCAVFLENLVYATIGSRFYAFPEFFGRQVISIGRSSVSLLDVGAFLFALAAILGLHLFITRTRTGIAIRAGVSDMTMCSLMGVDLDRLISIVFLLAGGFAGVAGVFLGIKYLVYPTMGWVTNKAYIAAVIGGLGSLPGALAGGLVLGVVETFVSSYVSSVMRDVFSFTLLIAFLVWRPNGLLGQDSEEKV from the coding sequence TTGTTCCTTCAGACTCTGATAACGGGCCTCTCCATAGGAGGCATCTACGCGCTGATGGCGGTGGGGTATTCCCTCGTCTTCAGCGTGCTCAACTTCAGCAACTTCGCCCACGGAGCGGTCATAATGCTCGGCGCCTACGTGGGGCTTGCCCTGGCGACGAAGTTCAGCCTGGGATTCGGCCTCGTTCTCGCGGGAAGCATCGCGGGTGCGGGGATCATTGCCGTTCTCAACGAGCGGCTCGCCTATTCGAGCCTCCGCAGGCGGAAGGCTCCCTCCCTGTACCTCATGATCAGTGCCATGGGGTGCGCCGTATTCCTCGAAAACCTGGTTTATGCCACCATCGGCTCCAGGTTTTATGCCTTTCCCGAGTTCTTCGGACGGCAGGTGATCTCCATCGGCAGAAGCAGTGTCAGCCTTCTCGACGTAGGTGCCTTCCTTTTCGCCCTTGCGGCCATCCTGGGACTTCATCTTTTCATTACCCGCACCCGCACAGGAATTGCTATCCGTGCAGGTGTATCGGACATGACCATGTGCTCCCTCATGGGAGTTGACCTGGACAGGCTCATCTCCATCGTCTTCCTTCTCGCCGGCGGATTCGCCGGCGTGGCCGGAGTCTTCCTGGGCATAAAATACCTCGTCTACCCCACCATGGGATGGGTCACCAACAAGGCCTACATTGCCGCCGTCATCGGCGGCCTGGGAAGCCTTCCCGGGGCCCTCGCCGGGGGACTGGTCCTCGGCGTCGTGGAGACCTTCGTCTCTTCCTATGTGTCGAGCGTGATGCGGGACGTGTTCAGCTTTACGCTCCTGATAGCCTTCCTCGTCTGGAGGCCGAACGGACTTCTCGGACAGGACAGCGAGGAAAAGGTGTAG
- a CDS encoding ABC transporter substrate-binding protein: MRKILMMAAAVLILVFAGAAFADDVIRIGHTVSLTGGASMWGQSEARALDMLVKKINGAGGVLGKKIEFVRYDNRNDGVEAVNVARRLVSDGVVAVIGPAQSGNAIASAPVFERAGIPMVVTTATNPYVTIDQRSGKVRPFAFRPCFIDPFQGTVAARFAVTDLGAKKGAILYDVGSDYGQWLAKYFEEAFVEKGGTIVAKEAFRTDELDYRAQLGKMKDLAPDVIFIPTSQKEAAMAAKQARDLGIGAVLLGTDNWGSPDLIELGGSAIDGGYFVNLADLADPDIQDFVAEYKAAFGEEPVLPNPVMAQDALIMIVEGLKKAGTTDGAKLADALANLKDIKVTSGPLTINPEDHNPLDKPAVIQQVDVANKTFKFVKKYFSVE, translated from the coding sequence ATGAGAAAGATCCTTATGATGGCAGCGGCAGTCTTGATCCTTGTCTTTGCGGGAGCCGCCTTCGCGGATGACGTGATCCGCATCGGCCATACCGTGTCCCTCACCGGCGGCGCTTCCATGTGGGGACAGTCCGAGGCCCGGGCACTTGACATGCTCGTGAAGAAGATCAACGGCGCCGGCGGCGTCCTCGGGAAGAAGATCGAGTTCGTCCGCTACGACAACCGGAATGACGGGGTCGAAGCGGTCAACGTGGCCCGCCGGCTCGTCTCCGACGGTGTCGTGGCCGTCATCGGCCCTGCCCAGAGCGGCAACGCCATCGCTTCAGCCCCCGTATTCGAGAGGGCGGGCATCCCCATGGTGGTCACCACCGCCACCAACCCCTACGTGACTATCGACCAGAGGTCCGGCAAGGTTCGTCCTTTCGCCTTCCGCCCCTGCTTCATTGACCCTTTCCAGGGGACGGTGGCGGCCCGGTTTGCCGTGACTGACCTCGGGGCGAAGAAGGGCGCCATTCTCTACGACGTTGGATCGGACTACGGCCAGTGGCTCGCGAAGTACTTCGAGGAGGCCTTCGTGGAGAAGGGCGGCACCATCGTGGCGAAGGAGGCCTTCAGGACCGACGAGCTCGACTACAGGGCCCAGCTCGGCAAGATGAAGGATCTCGCCCCTGACGTCATCTTCATCCCCACCAGCCAGAAGGAAGCCGCCATGGCCGCCAAGCAGGCCAGGGACCTCGGCATCGGCGCCGTACTCCTCGGAACGGACAACTGGGGCAGCCCGGATCTCATCGAGCTTGGCGGCAGCGCCATCGACGGCGGGTATTTCGTGAACCTCGCGGATCTGGCCGACCCCGATATCCAGGATTTCGTGGCCGAGTACAAGGCCGCTTTCGGCGAGGAGCCTGTGCTTCCGAACCCCGTCATGGCCCAGGACGCCCTCATCATGATCGTGGAAGGCCTGAAGAAGGCCGGGACCACCGACGGCGCCAAGCTCGCCGACGCCCTCGCCAACCTGAAGGACATCAAGGTTACCAGCGGCCCCCTCACCATCAACCCCGAGGATCACAACCCCCTCGACAAGCCTGCGGTGATCCAGCAGGTGGACGTGGCCAACAAGACCTTCAAGTTCGTGAAAAAGTATTTCTCCGTCGAATAG
- the lysA gene encoding diaminopimelate decarboxylase has product MPEVMNLPPEREVHRLRSFPGRNGGAKDCGAGAETVRMNRKYASGRLPSQSRERGAAACAQAGWYREFNDSSLHRGGSFFIHRFFRTERGAAGVGQQNVNDRGHFLFGGWDVTELAERFGTPLYVLSEEGIRARCRAVRESFMDRWANALAVYAGKAFLPLAMCRIIASEGLGLDVVSGGELHTAKSAGFPMENVFFHGNSKTEEELRYALDAGVGRIVVDGASELDALEEIARKAGKRADILFRVTPGVDAHTHKYILTGHTGSKFGFPLLGNSLRTAVRRAMDSDCLSLRGFHFHIGSQIFENTSHVMAVGIVVKTIAEFSRDLGFTTMELNMGGGYGVELDPEGKTPPIASFTDAMMETLAAGCAAEGIPLPQVIIEPGRWIVSEAGITLYTVQTVKTIDGMVTYVAVDGGMTDNPRPALYGAKYWAVAAGKMNREPTETVTVAGKCCESGDVLIERLKVPPLERGDLLAVLNTGAYTFSMASNYNRIPRPAAVLVSPGRADVIAERQTYDDVLRWDRIPKHLE; this is encoded by the coding sequence ATGCCCGAAGTAATGAATCTGCCGCCAGAGAGGGAAGTCCACAGGCTGAGAAGCTTCCCGGGCAGGAACGGAGGAGCGAAAGACTGCGGAGCCGGGGCTGAAACGGTTCGAATGAACCGGAAGTACGCCTCCGGGAGGCTCCCGTCACAGAGCCGAGAGCGGGGCGCTGCGGCATGCGCCCAAGCAGGGTGGTACCGCGAGTTCAACGACTCGTCCCTTCATCGGGGCGGGTCGTTTTTTATTCACCGTTTTTTTCGAACGGAAAGAGGTGCAGCCGGAGTGGGCCAGCAGAACGTGAATGACAGGGGGCATTTCCTCTTCGGAGGATGGGACGTGACGGAACTGGCGGAGCGTTTCGGGACGCCGCTGTACGTCTTGTCCGAGGAGGGGATTCGGGCCCGATGCAGGGCGGTGAGGGAATCCTTCATGGACCGGTGGGCGAATGCCTTGGCGGTGTATGCCGGGAAGGCTTTCCTTCCCCTGGCCATGTGCAGGATCATTGCCTCGGAAGGGCTGGGGCTCGACGTAGTATCGGGAGGGGAGCTCCACACGGCAAAATCCGCCGGCTTCCCCATGGAAAACGTTTTTTTCCACGGCAACAGCAAGACGGAGGAGGAACTCCGTTATGCCCTCGATGCTGGAGTGGGGCGGATCGTCGTGGACGGCGCCTCGGAGCTCGACGCCCTTGAAGAGATCGCCCGGAAAGCGGGAAAAAGGGCGGACATCCTCTTCCGGGTTACCCCGGGGGTGGACGCCCACACCCACAAATATATACTTACGGGCCACACGGGCTCCAAGTTCGGGTTTCCTCTCCTCGGGAACTCCCTCAGAACGGCGGTGCGGAGAGCCATGGACTCGGACTGCCTTTCCCTCAGGGGATTCCATTTCCACATCGGTTCCCAGATTTTCGAGAACACATCCCACGTGATGGCCGTGGGAATCGTGGTAAAGACCATTGCCGAATTTTCCCGGGACCTCGGTTTCACCACCATGGAACTCAACATGGGCGGGGGGTACGGCGTGGAATTGGACCCCGAAGGGAAGACTCCCCCCATAGCCTCCTTCACCGACGCCATGATGGAGACCCTCGCTGCGGGATGCGCCGCGGAGGGAATCCCCCTGCCTCAGGTTATCATCGAGCCGGGCCGGTGGATCGTCTCCGAGGCGGGAATTACCCTGTACACCGTGCAGACGGTGAAGACCATCGACGGAATGGTGACCTACGTCGCTGTTGACGGGGGCATGACGGACAATCCGAGGCCCGCCCTGTACGGCGCGAAGTACTGGGCCGTGGCGGCGGGCAAGATGAACAGGGAACCTACGGAGACGGTGACGGTGGCCGGGAAATGCTGCGAGTCCGGGGACGTGCTCATCGAGAGGCTGAAGGTCCCTCCCCTGGAGCGGGGCGACCTGCTCGCGGTGCTGAACACCGGGGCCTACACCTTCTCCATGGCGAGCAACTACAACCGCATTCCCCGACCGGCTGCCGTGCTGGTGAGCCCGGGGCGGGCCGACGTGATCGCGGAGAGGCAGACCTACGACGATGTGCTCCGGTGGGACAGAATTCCGAAGCATCTGGAGTGA
- a CDS encoding transporter substrate-binding domain-containing protein has protein sequence MKKLLLALLVLALAATGGWADVMAKDVILVGTESTYPPYEFRDEKNNLKGFDIDLMEAIAAKIGKKLEWVDMPFDSLIPSLLAKKIDIVAAGMSATEERAKKVAFSDNYEISISAFIVKADNDSMKVLDDMKGKTVAVQLGTVQETYSRTIPGVTVKSFQKFDDCVREVILGRVDATLMDTPVAKSYVEHKDFTGKIKMAFEQEITGSGKALAMNLGETAFITAVNAALADLEKSGELAKLKEQWFK, from the coding sequence ATGAAAAAACTGCTGCTCGCGCTTCTGGTCCTGGCCCTCGCGGCCACCGGCGGATGGGCCGATGTCATGGCCAAGGACGTGATTCTTGTGGGAACGGAAAGCACTTACCCCCCCTACGAGTTCCGTGACGAGAAGAACAACCTGAAGGGTTTCGACATCGACCTCATGGAAGCCATCGCGGCGAAGATCGGCAAGAAGCTCGAGTGGGTGGACATGCCGTTCGACAGTCTCATCCCCTCCCTGCTCGCGAAGAAGATCGACATCGTGGCCGCCGGAATGAGCGCCACGGAAGAGCGGGCAAAAAAGGTCGCCTTCTCCGATAACTATGAAATCTCCATCAGCGCTTTCATCGTGAAGGCGGACAACGACTCCATGAAGGTTCTCGACGACATGAAGGGCAAAACCGTGGCGGTCCAGCTGGGCACGGTGCAGGAGACCTACTCCCGGACCATCCCCGGCGTAACGGTGAAGTCTTTTCAGAAGTTTGACGATTGCGTCCGGGAAGTCATCCTCGGGAGGGTGGACGCAACTCTCATGGACACCCCCGTGGCCAAGAGCTACGTGGAACACAAGGATTTCACCGGGAAGATCAAGATGGCCTTCGAGCAGGAAATCACCGGCTCAGGGAAAGCTCTCGCCATGAACCTTGGTGAGACGGCCTTCATAACGGCGGTCAACGCAGCCCTGGCGGACCTCGAAAAGAGCGGAGAGCTCGCGAAGCTGAAGGAGCAGTGGTTCAAGTAG
- a CDS encoding lactate racemase domain-containing protein has product MTDRTLQIPLGRKTIPWMPPRDVVIPRPRGERPPEGTPEDALAAPFDSPRLSSLASRAGKIAIVLPDATRMWQDVPRMARALRKEIGDGTAAVTWIIGAGLHRAPTEEEKGLLLGGASRPRDAVVWSDPEKVADTGAVTSRGTPVAIAPEALGADLLVLAGGIVYHDLAGFSGGRKGLLPGISGRASVRNNHGLSLSGGIEGLDVNVGRLSGNATAEDMEEYGRILEQGKTIFLLNVIPDETGKPYCYTAGRLGEAWGKGVEMARALQTLHIPEKAALVVVSSGGYPYDIDLYQATKAVTASLGALMPGGGLILCAGLEDGLGPGNFAADLPLALSDPGVLLRRLKEDFTIPGFIALKFPHDMKGHPAALVTEREGTPFPGETFSSFDSAVEWMLPRVPPGPMVYVKSGNCIVLRADSQ; this is encoded by the coding sequence ATGACTGACCGTACACTGCAGATTCCCCTGGGAAGAAAGACCATCCCCTGGATGCCTCCCCGGGACGTGGTGATCCCCCGTCCCCGGGGCGAACGGCCTCCTGAGGGAACTCCCGAAGACGCCCTTGCCGCTCCCTTCGACTCCCCCCGGCTGTCATCCCTGGCCTCCCGGGCCGGAAAAATCGCCATTGTCCTTCCTGACGCCACCAGGATGTGGCAGGACGTACCCCGAATGGCCCGCGCCCTCAGGAAAGAGATAGGGGATGGAACGGCCGCCGTGACGTGGATCATCGGTGCCGGGCTTCACAGGGCTCCCACGGAAGAGGAGAAGGGGCTTCTTCTCGGCGGGGCCTCCCGACCCCGAGATGCCGTCGTTTGGTCCGATCCGGAGAAGGTCGCCGACACGGGCGCGGTCACATCCCGGGGAACTCCCGTGGCGATTGCGCCGGAGGCCTTGGGGGCGGATCTGCTGGTTCTGGCCGGTGGCATAGTCTACCACGATCTCGCCGGGTTCAGCGGCGGAAGAAAGGGGCTTCTGCCCGGCATCAGCGGCAGAGCATCGGTCCGCAACAACCACGGCCTTTCCTTGAGTGGGGGGATCGAAGGCCTGGATGTGAACGTGGGCAGGCTCTCGGGAAACGCCACCGCCGAAGACATGGAGGAATACGGTAGAATCCTGGAACAGGGCAAGACTATTTTTCTGCTCAACGTCATTCCCGACGAGACGGGCAAACCCTACTGCTACACGGCGGGGAGGCTTGGCGAGGCGTGGGGGAAAGGCGTGGAAATGGCCCGGGCGCTCCAGACGCTTCACATCCCGGAGAAGGCGGCCCTCGTGGTGGTATCCAGCGGGGGATACCCATACGATATCGATCTGTACCAGGCCACCAAGGCAGTTACCGCCTCTCTCGGCGCCCTGATGCCCGGCGGGGGGCTCATCCTGTGTGCGGGTCTCGAAGACGGTCTCGGCCCGGGAAACTTCGCCGCAGATCTTCCCCTGGCGCTCTCTGATCCCGGGGTTCTTCTCCGCAGGCTGAAAGAAGACTTCACCATACCGGGCTTCATCGCCCTCAAGTTTCCCCACGACATGAAGGGACATCCGGCCGCCCTGGTGACGGAGAGGGAAGGAACCCCTTTCCCCGGGGAGACCTTCTCCTCCTTCGACTCCGCCGTGGAATGGATGCTCCCCCGGGTTCCCCCCGGTCCCATGGTGTACGTGAAGTCAGGAAACTGTATCGTCCTCAGGGCGGACAGCCAATAA
- a CDS encoding response regulator translates to MPLHIGAIDDDRSILYTLEAMASTEGWRMLATSEPEECLRWVKLDEVDILLVDYHMPVMNGLHIIRKARELSSKLVLIALTVEDGGELASHLTLAGADDFISKPIRLADFTARIRLHEKLCAHRELLNWEERKKGVSKDTMRKVLEKLKEFPSPGDCDEVAAACGLAYVTAHRYLEYLADRGLIVRSAGVQDGRPGRPKTYYAIPGPSEPAEEKKEEKEEND, encoded by the coding sequence ATGCCGCTTCATATCGGGGCAATTGACGACGACCGGTCCATTCTCTATACTCTCGAGGCCATGGCGTCCACGGAAGGGTGGAGAATGCTCGCCACCAGCGAGCCGGAGGAGTGTCTCCGATGGGTGAAGCTCGACGAGGTGGACATCCTCCTGGTGGATTATCACATGCCTGTCATGAACGGGCTCCACATCATACGAAAAGCCCGGGAACTTTCCTCGAAGCTCGTTCTCATTGCCCTCACGGTGGAGGATGGCGGCGAACTGGCCTCGCACCTCACCCTGGCGGGAGCCGACGATTTCATCTCCAAGCCCATACGCCTCGCCGACTTCACCGCCCGCATCCGGCTTCACGAAAAGCTCTGCGCCCACAGAGAACTGCTCAACTGGGAAGAACGAAAAAAAGGCGTGAGTAAGGATACCATGCGGAAGGTGCTGGAAAAACTCAAGGAGTTCCCCTCCCCCGGGGACTGCGACGAGGTGGCTGCAGCATGCGGCCTTGCCTACGTAACCGCACACAGGTACCTCGAGTATCTTGCCGACAGGGGGCTTATCGTCAGAAGCGCCGGGGTTCAGGACGGCCGTCCCGGACGGCCGAAAACCTATTACGCCATACCGGGCCCTTCGGAGCCTGCTGAGGAAAAGAAAGAGGAGAAGGAAGAGAATGACTGA
- a CDS encoding ATP-binding protein — METVNGTHPARQLAAALFFLLFWTAAQRISSAPLLAAIARIPETMDSGDLLTAASFVVMLNGLRAIALYLGWFLAGNGLAGLHPSLSFLSWLTPAAAIPMTYFLPPVLGEGIQLHFGIPAVLSVTSVLVLRYLTRNISDWVYKSIALALFVFSFQWLDIIPSLTAWGAGWGELSSSVKTAAGILEREGLLNWSGGAVFTGLFLSGVLTTELMVTYSARLADMALLRDREKKMARLREESLSNRSLVEMQQLVHDLKRPLTTILGLGDVIVSGRGEGNAARYGAVICEAARSMEEMVSEILREDFRRQVSIGDLVEYVFTQISPFPWRETVLLEAERPVMAEMVEVNVVRMSRAVVNLLDNARKANMQAGGGKITLSVSMEGDRVTLAVTDEGPGFPPDRTSGSGWNSTGLGLQYVTMVVRNHRGTFSSENLPGGGARAALTLGRAEKRKDDL, encoded by the coding sequence ATGGAGACCGTGAACGGCACCCACCCGGCGAGGCAGCTCGCCGCCGCCCTGTTCTTCCTCCTGTTCTGGACCGCGGCTCAGCGGATATCATCGGCCCCCCTGCTGGCAGCCATCGCCCGCATTCCCGAGACCATGGACAGCGGCGACCTTCTCACCGCCGCTTCCTTCGTGGTGATGTTGAACGGACTTCGGGCCATTGCCCTCTACCTCGGATGGTTCCTTGCGGGAAACGGCCTTGCAGGGCTTCACCCCTCCCTCTCCTTCCTCTCCTGGCTGACCCCCGCCGCCGCCATACCCATGACATATTTCCTTCCTCCCGTCCTTGGCGAGGGGATTCAGCTCCATTTCGGCATCCCCGCCGTTCTCAGCGTGACCAGCGTTCTCGTGCTCCGGTACCTCACCAGGAACATTTCCGACTGGGTCTACAAGTCCATAGCTCTTGCCCTTTTCGTCTTTTCGTTCCAGTGGCTCGATATCATCCCTTCCCTTACGGCATGGGGCGCCGGCTGGGGGGAACTCTCCTCGTCGGTGAAGACCGCCGCCGGGATTCTCGAAAGGGAGGGGCTTCTCAACTGGTCGGGGGGCGCCGTCTTCACCGGGCTTTTTCTCTCAGGGGTCCTCACCACCGAGCTCATGGTGACCTACAGCGCCAGGCTCGCCGACATGGCCCTCCTCAGGGACAGGGAGAAGAAGATGGCCCGCCTGAGGGAAGAAAGTCTCAGCAACCGGAGTCTCGTGGAAATGCAGCAGCTTGTCCATGACCTGAAACGGCCCCTCACCACCATCCTCGGTCTCGGGGACGTCATCGTCTCGGGCAGGGGGGAGGGGAACGCGGCGAGATACGGCGCCGTCATCTGTGAAGCGGCCCGGTCCATGGAGGAGATGGTCTCCGAGATACTCCGCGAGGATTTCAGGAGGCAGGTCTCCATAGGCGACCTGGTGGAGTACGTCTTTACCCAGATCAGCCCCTTCCCCTGGAGAGAGACGGTGCTGCTGGAGGCGGAGCGGCCGGTCATGGCGGAGATGGTGGAAGTGAACGTGGTGCGCATGTCCAGGGCGGTGGTGAACCTTCTCGACAACGCGCGGAAGGCAAACATGCAGGCGGGGGGCGGAAAAATCACCTTGTCCGTGTCCATGGAAGGCGACAGGGTCACCCTCGCCGTGACCGATGAAGGGCCGGGCTTCCCTCCGGACCGGACATCCGGTTCGGGGTGGAATTCCACGGGCCTCGGCCTCCAATACGTTACAATGGTGGTACGCAATCACAGGGGGACCTTCAGTTCCGAAAACCTTCCCGGGGGAGGAGCCAGGGCGGCGCTGACTCTCGGAAGGGCCGAAAAAAGAAAGGATGATCTATGA
- the pgsW gene encoding poly-gamma-glutamate system protein yields the protein MKNSLLEVQRSFFRNARLRLVLLAVVLGVAWYFGAVSPLSGDELRLWEKVRNAQEYLFRWRESRGIAPETGTDRGKTGFIGVEWSPLTTTLGPLEAKRTAADPLWAVYALRRFRALGIGKNDKVALLSSSSFPGLVYSILAAADHLGADVLWIHSLGASTWGANHPSLPWPVMASVLRQGGFLSRKPDWYTLGGRGEMGGDLPEEGRKILEDAAARENVPFLKASSLAGMIDAKTALVTAFAPRLAVNVGGGAAAFAGNDSDFLRGGLFPPPPEGAVLPGEGVLQRLLEEGIPVLHFLNMKEMASEAGIPYDGVPAPRFVSLRSGAVSAAGVAFFFLFLLFHRRWDRWRP from the coding sequence ATGAAAAACTCCCTTCTTGAGGTTCAGCGCAGTTTTTTCCGGAACGCACGGCTGAGGCTTGTCTTACTCGCCGTTGTCCTCGGCGTCGCCTGGTATTTCGGGGCCGTCAGCCCCTTGTCGGGAGACGAGCTGAGGCTCTGGGAGAAAGTCCGGAACGCCCAGGAATACCTTTTCCGGTGGAGGGAGAGCCGGGGCATTGCTCCCGAAACGGGGACCGACAGAGGAAAAACGGGGTTCATCGGCGTGGAATGGAGTCCCCTCACAACAACCCTGGGTCCGCTGGAGGCGAAACGGACCGCTGCGGACCCCCTCTGGGCAGTGTATGCCCTGCGGCGCTTTCGGGCCCTGGGCATCGGGAAGAATGACAAGGTGGCGCTCTTGTCGTCGTCCTCGTTCCCGGGTCTTGTCTACTCTATTCTGGCCGCGGCGGACCACCTGGGCGCGGATGTCTTGTGGATTCATTCCCTCGGAGCCTCCACCTGGGGAGCCAACCATCCCTCCCTTCCGTGGCCCGTGATGGCATCGGTCCTCCGGCAGGGAGGATTCCTCTCCCGGAAGCCTGACTGGTACACCCTCGGCGGACGGGGGGAGATGGGGGGCGACCTTCCGGAGGAGGGACGGAAAATCCTGGAGGACGCCGCTGCCCGTGAAAATGTTCCCTTTCTGAAGGCTTCCTCCCTTGCCGGAATGATTGATGCAAAGACCGCCCTGGTGACCGCTTTTGCGCCCCGCCTTGCGGTGAACGTCGGCGGAGGAGCGGCGGCCTTTGCCGGAAACGATTCGGATTTCCTCCGGGGGGGGCTTTTTCCTCCCCCGCCGGAAGGAGCGGTCCTTCCCGGGGAGGGTGTTCTGCAGCGCCTCCTGGAGGAGGGTATTCCCGTGCTCCACTTCCTGAATATGAAGGAAATGGCCTCTGAAGCGGGGATTCCCTATGACGGAGTCCCGGCTCCCCGGTTCGTCTCCCTCAGAAGCGGCGCCGTGTCGGCGGCCGGCGTGGCCTTTTTCTTTCTCTTCCTGCTTTTCCACAGGCGGTGGGACCGATGGAGACCGTGA